From one Bacteroides eggerthii genomic stretch:
- a CDS encoding phenylacetate--CoA ligase family protein, with the protein MIWNESIECMDRESLRKIQSIRLKKTVERVYHDTPFYRKKMQELGITPDDINSIDDIVKLPFTTKYDLRDNYPFGLCAVPMSQIVRIHASSGTTGKPTVVGYTRKDLSAWSECLSRAFTAYGAGSSDIFQISYGYGLFTGGLGAHAGAENIGASVIPMSSGNTEKQITLMHDFGSTVLCCTPSYALYLADAIKDSGFPREEFKLKFGAFGAEPWTENMRRDIETKLGIKAYDIYGLSEIAGPGVGYECECQHGTHLNEDHYFPEIIDPKTLEPVAPGETGELVFTHLTKEGMPLLRYRTKDLTALHYDKCPCGRTLVRMDRILGRSDDMLIIRGVNVFPTQIESVILEMPEFEPHYLLLVDRKNNTDTMELQVEVRPEYYSDEINKMLALKKKLTARLQSVLGLGVDVRLVEPRSIERSVGKAKRVIDNRKL; encoded by the coding sequence ATGATTTGGAATGAGAGTATCGAATGTATGGATCGCGAAAGCCTTCGTAAAATCCAAAGCATTCGTCTTAAAAAGACTGTGGAGCGTGTATATCATGACACTCCTTTCTACCGCAAGAAAATGCAGGAATTGGGAATCACTCCTGATGACATCAACAGCATTGACGATATTGTGAAACTGCCTTTTACTACGAAATACGATCTTAGGGATAACTATCCTTTTGGACTTTGTGCTGTTCCTATGAGCCAGATAGTTCGTATCCACGCCTCCTCCGGTACTACCGGAAAGCCCACTGTGGTGGGGTACACGCGTAAGGACCTTTCGGCCTGGTCGGAGTGTCTGTCACGCGCTTTTACGGCTTATGGCGCCGGCAGTTCGGATATTTTTCAGATATCATACGGATACGGGCTCTTTACCGGCGGGCTGGGTGCTCATGCCGGTGCTGAAAATATCGGTGCTTCCGTAATTCCAATGTCCAGCGGTAATACGGAGAAGCAAATAACGCTGATGCATGATTTCGGTTCGACGGTTCTTTGTTGCACGCCTTCTTATGCTCTGTATCTGGCGGATGCCATTAAGGACTCCGGTTTTCCGCGTGAAGAGTTCAAACTGAAGTTCGGCGCTTTCGGGGCAGAGCCATGGACAGAGAATATGCGTCGTGACATTGAAACGAAATTGGGAATAAAAGCTTATGACATCTATGGGCTGAGCGAGATAGCCGGCCCCGGTGTAGGATACGAATGTGAGTGCCAGCATGGTACGCATCTCAATGAAGACCATTATTTCCCGGAAATCATAGACCCGAAAACGCTTGAGCCGGTTGCACCGGGCGAAACAGGAGAATTGGTGTTTACGCATCTCACCAAAGAAGGAATGCCTTTGCTGCGCTATCGCACTAAAGACCTTACGGCTTTGCACTATGACAAATGTCCTTGTGGGCGTACATTGGTCCGCATGGACCGCATCCTCGGACGTAGTGACGATATGCTTATCATACGCGGTGTAAACGTATTCCCCACACAGATTGAGTCTGTTATTCTTGAGATGCCTGAGTTTGAACCGCATTATCTGCTGCTTGTCGATCGAAAGAACAATACGGATACTATGGAACTGCAAGTGGAAGTCCGTCCGGAATATTACTCTGATGAGATTAACAAGATGCTGGCCTTGAAGAAAAAACTTACAGCGCGTTTGCAAAGCGTATTAGGCTTGGGCGTGGATGTCCGGTTGGTGGAACCGCGCAGCATCGAGCGTAGTGTAGGTAAAGCGAAACGCGTAATTGATAACCGAAAACTGTAA
- a CDS encoding linear amide C-N hydrolase, producing the protein MNTKRVAVALAVLAALFSSGVQQADACTRATYIGPDNMVVTGRTMDWKEDIMSNIYVFPRGIQRAGYNKGETVKWTSKYGSVIATGYDIGTCDGMNEKGLVASLLFLPESIYDRPGDTRPTMGISIWTQYVLDNFATVREAVDELKKETFRIDAPQMPNGSASTLHLAITDETGNTAILEYLNGKLNIHEGKEYQVMTNSPRYEYQLAINDYWKEVGGLQMLPGTNRSSDRFVRASFYIHAIPQTADAKIAVPSVLSVMRTVSVPFGITTPDKPHISSTRWRSVSNQKDKVYYFESTLTPNLFWLDLKKIDFSPKAAIKKLSLTNGEIYAGDAVKDLKESPSFTFLFQTPVL; encoded by the coding sequence ATGAATACAAAAAGAGTAGCGGTAGCATTGGCAGTCTTAGCTGCCTTATTTTCCTCAGGCGTACAGCAAGCGGACGCATGCACGCGTGCCACTTACATCGGACCGGACAATATGGTTGTCACAGGTCGTACAATGGACTGGAAAGAAGATATAATGAGTAATATTTATGTCTTTCCCCGAGGGATACAAAGAGCCGGATACAATAAAGGCGAAACAGTGAAGTGGACTTCCAAATACGGCAGTGTCATTGCAACAGGCTACGACATCGGTACGTGCGACGGCATGAACGAAAAAGGGTTGGTAGCCAGCCTTCTGTTCCTGCCCGAGTCTATATATGATCGTCCCGGAGATACCCGTCCGACAATGGGCATCAGCATTTGGACGCAATACGTACTCGATAACTTCGCCACCGTACGCGAAGCCGTAGACGAACTGAAGAAAGAGACATTCCGAATCGATGCTCCCCAAATGCCGAACGGTTCGGCTTCCACCCTGCATCTGGCTATTACGGACGAAACGGGAAATACCGCTATCTTGGAATACCTGAACGGAAAGCTTAATATTCACGAAGGTAAAGAGTATCAGGTAATGACCAACTCACCCAGATATGAATACCAATTAGCCATTAACGATTACTGGAAAGAGGTCGGTGGATTGCAGATGTTGCCGGGAACCAACCGTTCCAGCGACCGTTTTGTACGCGCATCATTCTACATCCATGCCATTCCGCAGACGGCAGACGCTAAGATTGCAGTGCCCAGCGTATTGAGCGTGATGCGTACCGTATCCGTCCCGTTCGGAATTACCACACCGGACAAGCCTCATATCTCTTCCACCCGCTGGCGTTCGGTCTCCAATCAGAAAGACAAAGTCTATTATTTTGAGTCAACTCTCACTCCTAACCTATTCTGGCTCGATTTGAAGAAAATAGATTTCAGCCCTAAAGCCGCTATAAAAAAACTATCGCTGACCAACGGAGAAATATATGCAGGGGATGCCGTAAAGGACTTGAAGGAAAGTCCTTCTTTTACCTTTTTATTCCAAACGCCTGTTCTCTGA
- the uvrB gene encoding excinuclease ABC subunit UvrB, whose translation MNKFELTSAYHPTGDQPEAIAQLTEGVREGVPAQTLLGVTGSGKTFTIANVIANINKPTLILSHNKTLAAQLYSEFKGFFPNNAVEYYVSYYDYYQPEAYLPSSDTYIEKDLAINDEIDKLRLAATSALLSGRKDVVVVSSVSCIYGMGNPADFYNNVIEVQQGKNYSRNVFLRRLVDSLYVRNDIDLNRGNFRVKGDTVDIYLAYADNLLRIVFWGDEIDSIEEVDPVSGVTIARFDAYKIYPANLFMTTKEATLRAIHEIEDDLHKQVQWFENEGRPFEAKRLQERVTYDMEMMRELGHCSGIENYSRYFDGRAAGTRPYCLLDFFPEDFLIVIDESHVSVPQIRAMYGGDRARKTNLVEYGFRLPAAMDNRPLKFEEFESMAKQVIYVSATPADYELMQSEGIVVEQVIRPTGLLDPIIEVRPSHNQIDDLMEEIQLRIERNERTLITTLTKRMAEELTEYLLNNNVKCNYIHSDVDTLERVRIMSDLREGEYDVLVGVNLLREGLDLPEVSLVAILDADKEGFLRSHRSLTQTAGRAARNVNGMVIMYADKITESMQLTIDETNRRREKQLKYNEEHGITPQQIKKAKSLNVFAGTEGFAESGTGKEKLSGNAPRPYVEQESTSMLAADPIVQYMSRNQLEKSIERTKKLMQEAAKKLDFIEAAQYRDEVLKMEELLKEKKE comes from the coding sequence ATGAACAAATTCGAGTTAACATCCGCCTATCACCCTACCGGTGACCAGCCGGAAGCAATTGCACAACTTACCGAAGGCGTGCGTGAGGGAGTTCCCGCACAGACCTTACTTGGTGTAACAGGTTCCGGAAAAACGTTTACCATTGCCAACGTCATAGCCAACATCAACAAACCTACGCTCATATTGAGCCATAACAAGACGCTGGCAGCACAGTTGTACAGCGAGTTCAAAGGATTCTTTCCGAACAATGCGGTAGAATATTATGTGTCCTACTATGATTATTACCAGCCCGAAGCCTATCTTCCTTCCTCAGACACTTACATAGAAAAAGATCTCGCTATCAATGACGAAATTGACAAACTCCGGCTTGCCGCCACTTCCGCCCTGCTTTCCGGGCGCAAAGACGTGGTGGTAGTCTCTTCCGTATCATGTATTTACGGTATGGGAAATCCGGCAGACTTCTATAATAATGTAATCGAAGTGCAACAAGGAAAGAATTACAGTCGCAATGTATTTCTCCGACGACTTGTAGACAGCCTTTATGTCCGTAATGACATAGACCTGAACCGCGGCAACTTCCGCGTGAAAGGTGATACGGTAGACATCTACCTGGCCTATGCCGACAATCTTCTGCGCATCGTTTTTTGGGGAGATGAAATAGACAGCATCGAAGAGGTGGACCCGGTGAGTGGTGTTACGATAGCCCGGTTCGACGCCTATAAGATATATCCCGCCAACTTGTTTATGACAACCAAAGAAGCCACCTTGCGGGCTATCCATGAGATAGAAGACGACTTGCACAAACAAGTGCAATGGTTTGAGAACGAGGGGCGCCCTTTCGAAGCCAAACGCCTGCAGGAACGTGTAACTTACGATATGGAAATGATGCGCGAATTAGGCCATTGCTCAGGCATAGAAAACTATTCGCGCTATTTTGACGGACGTGCGGCAGGCACCCGTCCCTACTGCCTGCTGGATTTTTTCCCCGAGGATTTTCTCATAGTCATCGACGAAAGCCATGTGAGCGTTCCGCAGATACGTGCCATGTATGGCGGCGACCGCGCCCGAAAGACAAACTTGGTAGAATACGGTTTCCGGCTTCCCGCAGCAATGGACAACCGTCCGTTGAAGTTCGAGGAGTTTGAATCAATGGCAAAACAGGTTATATACGTCAGCGCCACACCTGCCGATTACGAACTGATGCAATCTGAAGGTATTGTTGTAGAGCAGGTAATCCGTCCGACCGGCTTGCTGGATCCCATTATCGAAGTACGCCCCAGCCACAACCAGATAGACGACTTAATGGAAGAAATTCAGTTACGCATCGAACGCAACGAGCGCACGCTCATCACCACTCTGACCAAGCGCATGGCAGAAGAATTGACGGAATATCTTCTCAATAACAACGTGAAGTGCAACTATATCCATAGTGATGTGGATACACTGGAGCGCGTAAGGATTATGAGTGATTTACGCGAAGGCGAATATGACGTACTGGTCGGCGTCAATCTTCTACGTGAAGGACTGGACTTGCCGGAAGTATCCCTTGTTGCTATTCTGGATGCGGACAAGGAGGGATTCCTCCGTTCCCACCGTTCGCTGACGCAGACTGCCGGACGTGCCGCCCGCAATGTTAACGGCATGGTCATCATGTATGCCGACAAAATTACGGAAAGCATGCAACTGACCATCGACGAGACCAACCGCCGCCGCGAAAAGCAACTGAAATACAACGAAGAACATGGCATCACGCCTCAACAAATCAAAAAAGCCAAAAGTCTCAACGTATTCGCCGGTACAGAAGGATTTGCCGAAAGTGGAACCGGAAAGGAAAAACTGTCAGGAAACGCGCCCCGTCCTTATGTGGAACAAGAGAGTACCTCCATGCTCGCCGCAGACCCTATTGTTCAGTACATGAGCCGCAACCAGCTTGAAAAGAGCATCGAGCGCACCAAGAAACTGATGCAGGAAGCTGCCAAGAAACTCGACTTCATCGAAGCGGCGCAATATCGTGATGAAGTGCTGAAAATGGAAGAACTGCTGAAAGAAAAAAAAGAATAG
- a CDS encoding outer membrane protein assembly factor BamD, translating to MKKNILITLLAALLLSSCGEYNKLLKSTDYEYKYEAAKNYFAKGQYNRAATLLNELIAILKGTDKAEESLYMLGMSYYNQNDYQTAAQTFTQYYNVYPRGTFTELARFHAGKALYLDTPEPRLDQSGTYNAIQQLQMFLEYFPNSAKKDEAQNMIFALQDKLVMKEYLSAKLYYNLGNYLGNNYESCVITAQNALKDYPYTNMREDLSILILRAKYEMAVFSVEDKREERYREAVDEYYAFKNEFPESKYMKDADRIFKEAQKILKD from the coding sequence ATGAAGAAGAACATCCTTATAACTCTGCTTGCAGCACTGCTGCTCTCCTCATGTGGAGAATACAACAAGTTGCTGAAAAGCACAGACTACGAATACAAGTATGAAGCGGCAAAGAATTACTTCGCAAAAGGTCAGTATAATCGTGCTGCGACTTTGTTGAACGAGTTGATTGCCATTCTTAAAGGTACTGACAAAGCTGAAGAATCACTTTATATGCTGGGTATGAGTTATTATAACCAGAATGATTATCAGACTGCCGCTCAAACATTCACCCAATATTACAATGTGTATCCGCGTGGTACGTTTACCGAGCTGGCACGTTTTCATGCCGGAAAGGCTTTGTATCTGGATACGCCGGAACCCCGTTTGGACCAGTCCGGTACATACAATGCAATCCAGCAATTACAGATGTTTTTGGAGTATTTTCCGAACAGCGCAAAGAAAGACGAAGCTCAAAACATGATTTTTGCTTTGCAGGACAAATTGGTTATGAAAGAATATCTTTCTGCTAAGCTCTATTATAATTTGGGCAATTACTTAGGAAATAATTATGAGTCTTGCGTCATTACGGCGCAGAATGCTTTGAAAGATTATCCTTATACTAATATGCGTGAGGATTTGTCTATCCTCATCTTGCGTGCCAAGTATGAAATGGCGGTATTCAGTGTGGAAGATAAAAGAGAGGAACGCTATCGCGAAGCAGTAGATGAATATTATGCTTTTAAGAATGAATTCCCTGAAAGTAAATATATGAAAGATGCCGACCGTATCTTTAAAGAAGCGCAGAAAATATTGAAAGATTGA
- a CDS encoding porin family protein: protein MRLKTIIGTALLAGTCALPASAQIGEQRHNFSVGINGGINLNSVSFSPRVRQNNLMGINGGLTARYISEKYFSMICGAQIELNFSQHGWDEFYQDYPELQYTRKMNYIEIPFLAHLAFGKDRGLQFFVHAGPQIGFFLSDSYTIGGDWDNYTGITVEQHDKAVDNKFDYGITGGAGVELRTKIGHFLVEGRYYYALSDFYSSTKKDYFSRSAHGVITAKITYLFDLKK, encoded by the coding sequence ATGAGACTAAAAACAATTATAGGAACAGCACTTTTGGCAGGAACATGTGCCTTGCCGGCAAGCGCACAGATAGGCGAACAACGCCACAACTTTTCTGTGGGCATTAACGGCGGTATCAACCTGAATAGCGTAAGTTTCTCTCCCAGAGTCCGCCAGAATAACCTGATGGGTATCAATGGCGGACTGACAGCCCGTTATATTTCCGAAAAATACTTCAGTATGATATGCGGTGCACAGATTGAGTTAAATTTCTCGCAACATGGTTGGGATGAGTTTTATCAGGACTACCCCGAATTGCAATACACGCGTAAAATGAATTACATAGAAATTCCCTTCCTTGCGCATTTGGCTTTCGGCAAAGACAGAGGATTACAGTTTTTTGTTCATGCAGGTCCGCAGATAGGCTTTTTTCTTAGCGACAGTTACACAATAGGTGGCGATTGGGACAATTATACCGGAATAACCGTTGAGCAACACGATAAAGCCGTAGATAATAAGTTTGACTATGGTATCACAGGTGGAGCCGGTGTGGAGCTTCGTACTAAAATCGGGCACTTTTTGGTAGAAGGCCGATACTATTACGCTTTATCCGATTTTTACAGCAGTACAAAGAAAGACTACTTCTCCCGTTCGGCCCATGGGGTCATCACTGCAAAGATCACTTACTTATTCGATCTGAAGAAATAA
- a CDS encoding LysM peptidoglycan-binding domain-containing protein, with product MKTINRIFCSLLLAGACSFGVNAQENQSYFLHTIEKGQSLYSIASMYNISQADIVKLNPGSDDKIYVGRTLRIPRTDANSQKETFHTIESGETLYRLTVKYNVSAKDICDANPGLSAENFRIGQVIRIPSSTDAATATTNNTGLSATSPTGNTSVQAPVQSRCRDMHKVKRKETVFSISRKYGITEAELIAANPELQGENKIKKGSFLCIPYPSTQIQQNTHPQATAPSDSELFSENKKSNERINVIKAAVILPFLSDGASKSESAKMVEYYEGFLMAVDSLKRTGTSIDLFTYSTGPSTSSLNSILGKNEMKDMDIIFGPLHQQHIKPLADFADKHDIRLVIPFTSKDNTVFRNPSVYQINTPQSYLYSEVYDHFVRQFPNANVIFIEASQDTKDKAEFIKGLKEELRNRSIPTKSLKEDATVESMKAVLRNDRENIFIPTSGSNITLIKILPQLTLLVREQPDSRVHLFGYPEWQTYTKDHLEAFFELDTYFYSSFYTNNLLPAAITFTKSYRKWYGKEMDERYPKFGMLGFDTGYFFLKGLSRYGSGLEKNLDKMDLVPIQTGFKFQRVNNWGGFINRKVFFVRFTKNFELIKLDFD from the coding sequence TCAATCGTATTTTCTGCTCCTTGCTGCTTGCCGGTGCATGTAGTTTCGGTGTAAACGCACAAGAAAACCAATCTTATTTTCTGCATACAATAGAAAAAGGTCAGAGCCTATATTCCATTGCCAGCATGTATAACATCAGCCAGGCAGACATAGTGAAACTAAATCCGGGAAGTGATGACAAGATATACGTAGGACGCACCTTACGTATTCCACGTACGGATGCCAATTCACAGAAAGAAACTTTCCACACCATAGAATCCGGTGAAACCCTTTACCGGCTTACCGTAAAATACAATGTCTCGGCGAAAGACATATGCGACGCCAATCCCGGACTGAGCGCAGAGAACTTCCGCATCGGGCAGGTTATCCGGATTCCATCCTCAACGGACGCGGCTACTGCCACAACGAACAACACCGGACTTTCCGCTACATCTCCCACCGGAAACACATCTGTCCAAGCTCCGGTGCAATCACGTTGCCGCGATATGCACAAGGTGAAACGGAAAGAAACCGTATTCAGCATCAGCCGGAAGTATGGCATTACGGAAGCTGAGCTCATTGCCGCCAATCCGGAATTGCAGGGGGAAAATAAAATAAAGAAAGGTTCATTTCTCTGTATCCCCTATCCTTCCACCCAGATACAGCAAAATACGCATCCTCAAGCGACAGCGCCAAGCGACAGTGAATTGTTCAGTGAGAACAAAAAGAGTAACGAGCGTATCAATGTTATCAAGGCAGCTGTTATTCTTCCGTTTTTATCTGACGGAGCAAGCAAAAGCGAATCTGCAAAAATGGTGGAATACTATGAAGGTTTCCTCATGGCAGTAGACAGTTTGAAGCGCACAGGCACTTCTATTGATCTTTTTACATACAGTACAGGCCCTTCCACCTCATCTCTGAATTCCATACTTGGCAAAAACGAGATGAAAGACATGGATATCATTTTCGGCCCGTTGCACCAACAGCATATCAAGCCGCTGGCCGATTTTGCCGACAAGCATGATATACGCTTGGTGATACCGTTTACATCCAAGGATAATACTGTATTCCGCAATCCGTCGGTATATCAGATCAATACTCCCCAATCCTACCTTTACTCGGAAGTGTACGACCATTTTGTCCGCCAGTTCCCCAACGCCAATGTTATCTTTATTGAAGCCAGTCAGGACACTAAAGACAAAGCGGAGTTCATAAAAGGACTGAAAGAGGAATTGCGCAACCGTTCCATACCCACAAAATCATTGAAGGAGGATGCTACCGTAGAGTCTATGAAAGCCGTATTACGCAACGATCGCGAGAATATTTTTATCCCCACTTCGGGAAGCAATATTACCCTAATCAAAATACTGCCGCAATTGACATTGCTGGTGCGCGAACAGCCTGACAGTCGTGTGCATCTCTTCGGCTATCCGGAATGGCAGACGTACACCAAAGACCACCTTGAAGCATTCTTTGAGCTGGATACTTACTTCTATTCCTCTTTCTATACGAACAACCTGCTGCCGGCAGCCATAACCTTCACAAAGAGTTATCGCAAATGGTATGGAAAAGAGATGGACGAGCGTTATCCGAAATTCGGCATGCTGGGGTTCGATACCGGCTATTTCTTCCTCAAAGGCCTATCCAGATATGGTTCGGGACTTGAAAAGAACTTGGATAAAATGGACCTTGTCCCTATTCAAACCGGCTTCAAGTTCCAACGTGTCAACAACTGGGGCGGCTTCATCAACCGGAAAGTATTCTTTGTACGTTTCACCAAAAACTTTGAGCTGATAAAGCTTGATTTCGATTAA
- a CDS encoding DUF4293 domain-containing protein — MIQRIQSVYLLLVTVLLVVTLCLPAGEFIGSDGIVAHVFKPLGVTLADGGFQSTWGLFGILLLSAIISLCTIFLFRNRMLQVRMTIFGSLLLTGYYIAFVVFVFILKEDLNVTSFQLGWALCLPAVCIILNYLAFRSIYRDELMVKAADRLR, encoded by the coding sequence ATGATACAACGTATTCAATCCGTTTATTTGTTATTGGTAACTGTCCTTCTGGTTGTAACTCTTTGTTTGCCGGCGGGAGAGTTTATTGGTTCGGACGGGATAGTGGCTCATGTTTTCAAACCGTTGGGGGTGACTTTGGCCGATGGTGGCTTTCAGTCTACATGGGGATTGTTCGGTATTCTTTTATTGAGTGCGATTATCTCATTGTGCACTATCTTCCTATTCCGTAACCGTATGTTGCAAGTCCGTATGACTATCTTTGGCAGCCTTCTGCTGACTGGTTATTACATTGCTTTCGTGGTATTTGTGTTCATTTTGAAAGAAGATTTGAATGTAACGAGCTTCCAATTGGGTTGGGCTTTGTGCCTTCCGGCTGTATGTATCATACTGAACTATTTGGCTTTCCGTTCCATCTATCGGGATGAACTGATGGTGAAAGCGGCAGACAGATTAAGATAA
- a CDS encoding DNA-directed RNA polymerase subunit omega, which translates to MDYRKTNAPTTTVTRDMMELCEDTGNVYETVAIIGKRANQISVEIKNDLSKKLAEFASYNDNLEEVFENREQIEISRYYEKLPKPTLIATQEYLEGKVYYRNPSKEKEKLQ; encoded by the coding sequence ATGGATTACAGAAAGACAAATGCTCCTACTACTACGGTTACTCGTGACATGATGGAATTGTGTGAAGATACAGGTAATGTATATGAAACCGTAGCGATTATTGGTAAGCGTGCCAATCAGATCAGTGTTGAAATTAAAAATGATCTTTCTAAGAAGTTGGCGGAATTTGCTTCCTATAATGACAACCTTGAAGAAGTGTTTGAAAATCGCGAACAGATTGAAATCTCCCGTTATTATGAGAAGTTGCCGAAACCTACTTTGATTGCTACTCAGGAATATCTTGAGGGTAAGGTGTACTATCGTAATCCTTCTAAGGAAAAAGAAAAATTGCAGTAA